One Campylobacter pinnipediorum subsp. caledonicus genomic window carries:
- a CDS encoding DedA family protein: MEEIFINLIHDYSYIIIFIWCMLEGEMALIMAGILSHTGVIILPLAIFVAALGGFAGDQLYFYIGRYNKSKISKKLKSQRRKFAIAHLLMKKYGSWIIFIQRYLYGLRTILPISIGLTRYSAKKFAFINFISALAWASITILPSYILGDKIIKVLEHSKNHWYIAIPLVIIFLSILIFAFKKFEDNILNKRHEIKKRKRNEI; the protein is encoded by the coding sequence ATGGAAGAAATTTTCATTAACTTAATACATGATTATAGCTACATAATCATATTTATATGGTGTATGCTCGAAGGAGAAATGGCTCTTATAATGGCAGGAATATTATCTCATACTGGAGTTATTATCTTACCATTAGCCATATTTGTAGCAGCACTGGGTGGCTTTGCTGGAGATCAGCTATATTTTTATATAGGCAGATACAACAAAAGTAAGATATCAAAAAAATTAAAATCACAAAGAAGAAAATTTGCTATAGCTCACCTGCTTATGAAAAAATATGGCTCTTGGATTATATTTATACAAAGATATCTGTATGGTCTTAGAACAATTTTACCAATAAGCATAGGTCTTACAAGATACAGTGCTAAGAAATTTGCGTTTATAAATTTCATAAGTGCTTTAGCATGGGCTAGCATAACAATACTACCTTCATATATATTAGGTGATAAAATTATAAAAGTATTAGAACATTCAAAAAATCATTGGTATATAGCAATACCTTTGGTGATAATATTTTTGTCAATATTGATTTTTGCATTTAAAAAATTTGAAGATAATATTTTAAACAAAAGACATGAAATTAAAAAAAGGAAAAGAAATGAAATTTGA
- the rpiB gene encoding ribose 5-phosphate isomerase B, whose amino-acid sequence MKINKIYIASDHAGFDLKERVKDFLKSKFEVIDLGTNSSDVSVDYPDFAHELALRLKDDDYGILICGTGIGISIAANRHENIRCALCHDHLGAKLSREHNNANVIAFGARVVGDEVAYDMLNTFFSTEFAGQRHEKRVIKINYKESR is encoded by the coding sequence ATGAAGATAAATAAAATTTATATAGCAAGTGACCACGCTGGATTTGATTTAAAAGAGCGTGTAAAAGATTTTTTAAAATCAAAATTTGAAGTTATAGATTTAGGCACAAATAGTTCAGATGTTAGTGTAGATTATCCTGATTTTGCACATGAGTTAGCTTTGAGATTAAAAGATGATGATTATGGGATACTTATTTGTGGAACAGGGATTGGCATATCCATAGCTGCAAATAGACATGAAAATATAAGATGTGCTCTTTGTCATGATCATCTAGGAGCAAAACTATCAAGAGAACACAATAATGCAAATGTAATAGCATTTGGAGCAAGAGTTGTCGGAGATGAAGTTGCTTATGATATGCTAAATACATTTTTTAGCACAGAATTTGCAGGTCAAAGACACGAAAAAAGAGTAATAAAAATAAATTATAAAGAGAGTAGATAA
- a CDS encoding adenine phosphoribosyltransferase: protein MLHLNEEEKKYLLDSIRSIKDFPKPGIVFKDITTLLNNAKAFGFLMNHLEQRYKSFDLDFIVGIESRGFIFGAALATRLKIGFVPIRKPKKLPYITISQKYSLEYGVDEVQMHVDAFANKSGAKVLLIDDLIATGGTAKASIELIKQTNANCVEACFLINLKDLGGDKEISKLTNIYNVLEI, encoded by the coding sequence ATGTTACATTTAAACGAAGAAGAAAAAAAATATTTATTAGATTCTATTAGAAGTATAAAAGATTTTCCAAAACCTGGAATTGTTTTTAAAGATATCACAACACTACTAAATAATGCAAAGGCATTTGGGTTTTTAATGAACCATTTAGAACAAAGATACAAAAGTTTTGATTTGGATTTTATAGTTGGAATAGAAAGTCGTGGCTTTATATTTGGTGCAGCGCTAGCCACAAGACTTAAAATCGGCTTTGTTCCTATAAGAAAACCAAAAAAACTACCATATATAACAATATCTCAAAAATATAGTTTAGAATATGGTGTAGATGAGGTTCAAATGCATGTTGATGCTTTTGCAAACAAATCAGGTGCAAAAGTACTTTTAATAGATGATTTAATAGCGACTGGTGGAACAGCAAAAGCTAGTATAGAACTCATAAAACAAACAAATGCTAATTGTGTTGAAGCTTGTTTTTTAATAAATTTAAAAGATCTTGGTGGAGATAAAGAAATTTCAAAACTAACAAATATTTACAATGTATTAGAGATTTAA
- a CDS encoding site-2 protease family protein, producing the protein MDFTNINLEEILFLLLALIIAIVGHEIMHGWVAYKFGDSTAKSQNRLSINPIRHIDPIGTIILPAILYFSGGFLFGWAKPVPVNINVVVKNGGYKAGVFVALAGIFYNIVLAIFSLFILMNFTETLNNSTAKFLYILFNINLFLGLLNLYPIPPLDGSKALIYTLLQFGFNKIASKIYSLERYGMVILIVIIISPISKYFFAPIDYIFKLFLN; encoded by the coding sequence ATGGACTTTACTAATATTAATCTAGAGGAGATACTATTTTTACTTTTAGCGTTGATAATTGCGATAGTAGGACATGAGATAATGCACGGCTGGGTTGCTTATAAATTTGGAGACAGCACCGCAAAATCCCAAAATAGACTGAGCATAAATCCTATTCGCCATATAGACCCGATAGGAACTATTATACTTCCAGCTATACTTTATTTTAGTGGCGGTTTTTTATTTGGTTGGGCAAAACCAGTTCCTGTAAATATAAACGTAGTTGTAAAAAATGGTGGTTATAAAGCTGGTGTATTTGTGGCACTTGCTGGCATATTTTACAATATCGTGTTAGCTATTTTTTCTCTTTTTATACTTATGAATTTTACAGAAACCTTAAATAATAGTACTGCAAAATTTTTATATATACTTTTTAATATAAATCTTTTTTTAGGTCTTTTAAATTTATATCCAATACCACCATTAGATGGTTCCAAAGCATTAATATATACGCTTTTACAATTTGGATTTAATAAAATAGCAAGTAAAATTTATTCGCTTGAAAGATATGGAATGGTAATACTTATTGTAATAATTATAAGCCCTATTTCAAAATATTTTTTTGCACCAATTGATTATATTTTTAAGTTATTTTTAAATTAG